In Papaver somniferum cultivar HN1 unplaced genomic scaffold, ASM357369v1 unplaced-scaffold_12, whole genome shotgun sequence, a single window of DNA contains:
- the LOC113330902 gene encoding protein trichome birefringence-like 42: MRPVVEILLGSFTDIYMPFKYESRALFGNIPVALDFELALLIDPGTGAKEDGLELLTSESERTRDDPEYNISIHFNFKPFLVELEEIPKQIINIDNHKPFLVELEERILKIDTISTGDLWKEVDVVIFNTWHWWFHKGKIQHWDKIQEGNKTYKDIDDRLAAFAKGLTTWSTWVDKNIDPKKTQVFYQGISPTHPKGKDWGFPHTTCADHTTPINGTTYPGIPEPGVAVLKEVLSKMSNPVILLDVTTMSQLRKDAHPSYYTNQGRTLRDCGHWCVAGVPDTWNHLLYASIVGRPETRTHRVDMNLPILIT; this comes from the exons ATGAGACCTGTTGTAGAAATCTTATTAGGTTCTTTCACCGATATCTACATGCCTTTCAAATATGAGTCAAGAGCATTGTTCGGAAACATCCCCGTAGCTTTGGATTTTGAATTAGCTCTTCTAATCGATCCTGGAACTGGTGCAAAAGAAGATGGCTTAGAGTTGCTTACCTCTGAATCTGAAAGAACTAGAGAT GATCCTGAGTATAACATTTCTATACATTTTAATTTCAAACCATTCCTAGTTGAGTTAGAGGAGATACCTAAACAAATTATAAACATCGACAATCACAAACCATTCCTAGTTGAATTAGAGGAACGAATTCTAAAGATCGACACCATTAGCACGGGTGATCTGTGGAAAGAAGTAGATGTTGTGATCTTCAACACTTGGCACTGGTGGTTCCACAAAGGAAAAATACAACA TTGGGATAAAATTCAGGAAGGAAACAAGACATACAAAGATATAGATGATCGTCTCGCTGCTTTTGCAAAAGGTTTAACAACTTGGTCAACTTGGGTTGACAAAAATATTGACCCCAAAAAAACTCAAGTTTTCTATCAAGGAATTTCTCCTACGCATCCGAA GGGCAAGGATTGGGGTTTCCCACACACGACTTGTGCAGATCACACAACACCAATTAATGGTACTACATATCCTGGAATTCCAGAACCAGGAGTTGCTGTACTCAAGGAAGTGTTAAGTAAAATGTCGAATCCTGTCATTTTATTGGACGTGACAACCATGTCACAACTAAGAAAAGATGCTCATCCATCATATTATACCAATCAAGGTCGGACGCTTCGTGATTGTGGCCATTGGTGTGTGGCTGGGGTACCAGATACATGGAATCATCTTCTTTATGCATCTATTGTTGGCCGGCCAGAAACAAGAACGCATAGAGTTGATATGAATTTGCCCATATTGATAACCTAA
- the LOC113330903 gene encoding protein trichome birefringence-like 43 has translation MADDTHARIVNVGGNCDFYKGSWVYDESYPLYDSLQCPFIPGDFHCLSNGRPDKQYLKYRWSPTGGCDPPRFDGLDLVNRFKGKKIMFVGDSISNNQWVSFACMIHAAIPNANFTTYHGVPMASINFTVNKTSFINTLLATFY, from the exons atgGCTG ATGACACACATGCCAGAATTGTTAATGTAGGAGGCAACTGCGATTTTTATAAAGGGAGTTGGGTTTACGATGAATCGTATCCTCTTTATGATTCCCTTCAATGCCCATTCATCCCTGGAGATTTCCATTGTCTTAGTAATGGTCGACCTGACAAACAATATCTCAAATACAGATGGAGCCCAACTGGAGGATGTGATCCACCTAGGTTTGATGGCCTGGATTTGGTCAACAGATTTAAGGGTAAAAAAATCATGTTTGTCGGTGACTCAATCAGTAATAACCAGTGGGTGTCTTTTGCTTGCATGATTCATGCAGCTATTCCTAATGCAAATTTTACTACTTACCATGGCGTCCCCATGGCATCCATTAATTTTACTGTTAATAAAACCTCTTTTATAAACACCCTTTTAGCTACATTTTATTAA
- the LOC113330904 gene encoding protein trichome birefringence-like 42, with amino-acid sequence MAVDTHARIVNVGGNCDFYKGSWVYDESYPLYDSLQCPFIPGDFHCLSNGRPDKQYLKYRWSPTGGCDPPRFDGLDLVNRFKGKKIMFVGDSISNNQWVSFACMIHAAIPNANFTTYHGVPMASINFTDPEYNISIHFNFKPFLVELEEIPKRIINIDNHKPFLVELEERILKIDTISTGDLWKEVDVVIFNTWHWWFHKGKIQHWDKIQDGNKTYKDIDDRLAAFAKGLTTWSTWVDKNIDPKKTQVFYQGISPTHPKGKDWGFPHTTCADHTTPINGTTYPGIPEPGVAVLKEVLSKMSNHVILLDVTTMSQLRKDAHPSYYTNQGRTLRDCGHWCVAGVPDTWNHLLYASIVGRPETRTHRVDMNLPILIT; translated from the exons atgGCTG TTGACACACATGCCAGAATTGTTAATGTAGGAGGCAACTGCGATTTTTATAAAGGGAGTTGGGTTTACGATGAATCGTATCCTCTTTATGATTCACTTCAATGCCCATTCATCCCTGGAGATTTCCATTGTCTTAGTAATGGTCGACCTGACAAACAATATCTCAAATACAGATGGAGCCCAACTGGAGGATGTGATCCACCTAGGTTTGATGGCCTGGATTTGGTCAACAGATTTAAGGGTAAAAAAATCATGTTTGTCGGTGACTCAATCAGTAATAACCAGTGGGTGTCTTTTGCTTGCATGATTCATGCAGCTATTCCTAATGCAAATTTTACTACTTACCATGGCGTCCCCATGGCATCCATTAATTTTACG GATCCTGAGTATAACATTTCTATACATTTTAATTTCAAACCATTCCTAGTTGAGTTAGAGGAGATACCTAAACGAATTATAAACATCGACAATCACAAACCATTCCTAGTTGAATTAGAGGAACGAATTCTAAAGATCGACACCATTAGCACGGGTGATCTGTGGAAAGAAGTAGATGTTGTGATCTTCAACACTTGGCACTGGTGGTTCCACAAAGGAAAAATACAACA TTGGGATAAAATTCAGGATGGAAACAAGACATACAAAGATATAGATGATCGTCTCGCTGCTTTTGCAAAAGGTTTAACAACTTGGTCAACTTGGGTTGACAAAAATATTGACCCCAAAAAAACTCAAGTTTTCTATCAAGGAATTTCTCCTACGCATCCGAA GGGCAAGGATTGGGGTTTCCCACACACGACTTGTGCAGATCACACAACACCAATTAATGGTACTACATATCCTGGAATTCCAGAACCAGGAGTTGCTGTACTCAAGGAAGTGTTAAGTAAAATGTCGAATCATGTCATTTTATTGGACGTGACAACCATGTCACAACTAAGAAAAGATGCTCATCCATCATATTATACCAATCAAGGTCGGACGCTTCGTGATTGTGGCCATTGGTGTGTGGCTGGGGTACCAGATACATGGAATCATCTTCTTTATGCATCTATTGTTGGCCGGCCAGAAACAAGAACGCATAGAGTTGATATGAATTTGCCCATATTGATAACCTAA
- the LOC113330905 gene encoding F-box protein At5g07610-like — protein MPPTDALNIPSYGMLLLEHQAKIKTNAVSFVILQNERPAGGLYIDQSCNGLFLCHRPSDCNNETRYIYNPSTRHYRMIPQPPPFLEETNCSSFDWQFYLAFSPSKSLYYEIVFLWKNCRVNPHEHQMAVYSSNTGLWRLCGYVMLDFKVRTCRCVFWNGYLNWIGRGRTLYYFNIAKQVLKTSLLSDETQKHWGVQDYFGECTGHMYLMLREKVWPSNSTCIFEMEIDYSGWKPICQVELGGFANKNGMVTLSAYFRILKVVVEGDGDEDELKVLILLPGKDKPGEDKIVCYDLKTNSFEEICNCRMDQFDQYLQPAYIGSISNV, from the coding sequence ATGCCACCAACTGATGCACTAAATATCCCAAGTTATGGTATGCTTTTACTTGAACATCAAGCCAAAATCAAGACTAATGCCGTCAGTTTTGTAATCCTTCAGAATGAACGGCCAGCAGGAGGATTATATATCGACCAATCTTGTAATGGTCTTTTTTTGTGTCACCGGCCTTCTGATTGTAATAATGAAACTCGTTATATTTACAATCCTTCAACAAGACATTACAGAATGATTCCTCAACCACCTCCATTCTTAGAAGAAACCAATTGTAGTTCTTTTGATTGGCAATTCTATTTAGCTTTCAGTCCAAGCAAATCACTTTATTATGAAATTGTATTTCTTTGGAAAAATTGTCGTGTAAATCCTCATGAACATCAGATGGCAGTCTATTCTTCGAATACAGGCTTATGGAGACTCTGTGGATATGTTATGCTTGATTTTAAAGTCCGTACCTGCCGTTGTGTTTTCTGGAATGGCTATTTGAATTGGATTGGGAGAGGCCGTACTTTATATTACTTCAATATTGCTAAACAAGTACTAAAAACGTCTCTGCTTAGCGATGAAACACAAAAACATTGGGGTGTACAAGATTATTTTGGAGAGTGCACGGGTCATATGTATCTCATGTTACGTGAGAAAGTTTGGCCGTCCAATAGCACATGTATCTTTGAGATGGAGATTGATTACAGTGGGTGGAAACCAATATGTCAGGTGGAACTAGGCGGATTCGCAAATAAGAATGGAATGGTGACGCTTTCGGCTTATTTCCGTATATTAAAGGTAGTTGTGGAaggtgatggtgatgaagatgagCTGAAGGTTTTGATACTTTTACCTGGCAAAGACAAACCTGGAGAAGACAAGATTGTATGTTATGATCTCAAGACAAATAGTTTTGAAGAGATTTGCAATTGTCGGATGGATCAGTTTGATCAGTATTTACAACCTGCATATATTGGATCAATTTCTAatgtttga